A single window of Senegalia massiliensis DNA harbors:
- a CDS encoding PepSY domain-containing protein — protein MMKKRILLPLFLVLILTLTACGDGDLNGDDVDNNDEVRYEDIELTPEDAYDKFMEAHSDSKIRGISLDKNMTEYQYVVEGYDDENDYEVKINPVSGDIISDDTEIIDLDDEQGEITKDQLSKIESLVEKVLEESKEGSKVNEWSLEYDDNILAFDIEVIEDNNEVEYTYDLETENLIEKDN, from the coding sequence ATGATGAAAAAACGTATATTATTACCTTTATTTTTAGTCCTTATATTGACACTTACAGCATGTGGTGATGGTGATTTAAATGGTGATGATGTAGATAATAATGATGAAGTAAGATATGAAGATATTGAACTTACTCCAGAGGATGCATATGATAAATTTATGGAAGCTCATTCAGATTCAAAAATCAGGGGAATTTCTCTAGATAAAAACATGACTGAGTATCAATATGTGGTAGAAGGTTATGATGATGAAAATGATTATGAGGTTAAAATCAATCCTGTAAGTGGAGACATCATAAGTGATGATACAGAAATTATTGATTTAGATGATGAACAGGGAGAGATAACTAAAGATCAATTATCTAAAATAGAATCTTTAGTTGAAAAAGTTTTAGAAGAATCAAAAGAAGGCTCAAAGGTTAATGAATGGAGTCTTGAATATGATGATAATATCTTAGCTTTTGATATAGAGGTAATTGAGGACAATAATGAAGTTGAATATACTTATGATTTGGAAACTGAAAATTTAATAGAAAAAGATAACTAA
- a CDS encoding rhomboid family intramembrane serine protease — protein sequence MIPLRDTSPSRKVPIATFIIIGINALIFLYQTMITNEMVGEMVFNYGFIPIRFIYNVFNPLAYIPFITNIFLHSNLIHLLGNMWSLWIFGDNVEDRMGPLRFTLFYILAGVIATIFHMLSDISSYIPVIGASGAIAGVMGAYFLMFKHSRVLTIVPIFPFFIQVPAQMFLIIWFLIQLSSGISSGLAGQLSQNIAWWAHIFGFLAGVFLHKLFIKKNINYYRRI from the coding sequence ATGATTCCTTTAAGAGATACTAGTCCAAGTAGAAAAGTACCTATTGCAACCTTTATAATTATAGGAATAAATGCACTTATATTTTTATATCAAACTATGATAACAAATGAAATGGTTGGGGAGATGGTTTTTAACTATGGTTTCATACCAATAAGATTTATATATAATGTATTTAATCCACTAGCTTATATTCCATTTATCACGAATATTTTTTTACATAGTAATTTAATTCATTTACTGGGAAATATGTGGTCACTATGGATTTTTGGTGATAATGTGGAAGATAGAATGGGGCCTTTAAGATTTACTTTGTTTTATATTTTAGCTGGAGTAATTGCAACTATATTTCATATGCTATCAGATATTTCATCATACATTCCTGTAATTGGTGCATCTGGTGCAATTGCTGGAGTTATGGGAGCATATTTTTTAATGTTTAAACACTCTAGAGTGCTTACTATAGTTCCTATTTTTCCTTTCTTTATACAAGTTCCAGCACAAATGTTTCTTATAATATGGTTTTTAATTCAATTATCTTCTGGAATTAGCTCTGGACTTGCAGGTCAATTGTCTCAAAATATTGCTTGGTGGGCACATATATTTGGATTTTTAGCTGGAGTTTTTCTTCATAAATTATTTATTAAAAAGAACATTAATTATTACAGGAGAATATAA
- a CDS encoding VanZ family protein: MKQNNKKKISYLAVFIWMGAIFYLSHQSGDSSGGLSSGITEMVLNMINTIFPSLKVDMDLFHHIIRKLAHFTAYFILAILVINALRISNIFGFKSIIIALLISIIYAATDEFHQSLIPGRGPSIKDVFIDSFGASFGLAIYFVFSKLKKRRVS; encoded by the coding sequence ATGAAGCAAAATAACAAGAAAAAAATATCATATTTAGCTGTTTTTATATGGATGGGTGCAATATTTTATTTGTCTCATCAATCTGGAGATAGCTCTGGAGGTTTGAGCTCGGGAATAACAGAAATGGTGTTAAATATGATAAATACTATATTTCCATCTTTAAAGGTGGATATGGATTTATTTCACCATATTATAAGGAAATTAGCACATTTTACTGCTTATTTTATACTTGCTATACTCGTTATAAATGCACTTAGAATAAGTAATATTTTTGGATTTAAATCAATAATAATAGCTCTTTTAATATCAATAATATATGCAGCAACAGATGAGTTTCATCAGTCGCTTATACCAGGAAGAGGACCATCTATAAAAGATGTATTTATAGATAGTTTTGGTGCTAGTTTTGGACTAGCTATATATTTTGTATTTTCTAAACTTAAAAAAAGGAGAGTTTCATGA
- a CDS encoding Card1-like endonuclease domain-containing protein, whose amino-acid sequence MKKYNTIINVIGDNNDFNIVATHAFNPQKLVLIHDGSDEKKAYSDDIRDYYRKNFKDIEIIEETIYRPLYESLEKILFRYKNEEAVINITGSDTLVNLYIYNFSQIFTIDYAYLEVAHSEIIIYRKGKIEKINIDLYDMNIDDFMSISGGKILWDNTPKYNDDKLEVIYNYIINKYDKWKKVKAIFKYRKNIEFHDYIYNRLLINTSELEEENINDLLEFLNILKHMHYIEYKYRKNQIRLDIKNEFAKSLILISGYWLEFITYSVVKTLDNIDDLKTGVVFLWDRDVEDVKNELDILASVDSSLICISCKDSKGYDQEALNELNVYSRRISKGKNIDILVSTYYPQKENVINRAKEMDINIIVFDGDISKFRNELQKIINNKG is encoded by the coding sequence ATGAAGAAATATAATACAATTATAAATGTGATTGGGGATAATAATGATTTTAATATAGTTGCCACACATGCATTTAATCCTCAGAAATTGGTACTTATTCATGATGGTAGTGATGAGAAAAAGGCTTATTCAGATGATATAAGGGATTATTATAGAAAAAACTTTAAAGATATAGAAATAATAGAAGAAACAATATATAGGCCTCTTTATGAAAGTTTAGAAAAAATATTATTTAGATATAAAAATGAAGAAGCTGTTATAAATATTACTGGTTCAGATACTTTAGTCAATCTATATATCTATAACTTTTCTCAAATATTTACTATTGATTATGCTTATTTAGAAGTAGCACATTCAGAGATAATTATATATAGAAAAGGTAAAATAGAAAAAATAAATATAGATTTATATGATATGAATATAGATGATTTTATGTCTATATCAGGTGGAAAGATACTTTGGGATAATACTCCAAAATATAATGATGATAAATTAGAAGTCATCTATAACTATATTATAAATAAATATGATAAGTGGAAAAAAGTAAAGGCTATATTTAAATATAGAAAAAATATAGAGTTTCATGATTATATATATAATAGATTACTTATAAATACAAGTGAATTAGAAGAAGAGAATATAAACGATTTATTAGAGTTCTTAAATATATTAAAACATATGCATTATATTGAATATAAGTATAGGAAAAATCAAATAAGACTGGATATTAAAAATGAATTTGCAAAAAGTCTTATATTGATCTCTGGATATTGGCTTGAATTTATAACATATAGTGTTGTAAAAACTTTAGATAATATAGATGACTTAAAAACAGGTGTTGTATTTTTATGGGATAGAGATGTAGAGGATGTAAAAAATGAATTAGATATTCTTGCATCTGTAGATTCTTCTCTTATATGTATATCTTGTAAGGATAGTAAAGGGTATGATCAAGAAGCTTTAAATGAGCTTAATGTGTATAGTAGAAGAATAAGTAAAGGTAAAAATATCGATATTCTCGTAAGCACATATTATCCACAAAAAGAGAATGTAATAAATAGGGCAAAGGAAATGGATATAAATATTATAGTGTTTGATGGAGATATATCTAAGTTTAGAAATGAATTGCAAAAAATAATAAATAATAAAGGGTGA
- a CDS encoding nitroreductase family protein yields MYRAIDYRISTRKYKDQKISNEHFKNIQDIIKDIKPLNKDIPMDTIVLRDGEKIIDTFKGFTSKYAKVTAPHYIAFTSNIQDNYLENIGYIGEQIVLNLTKLGIGTCWVGSPIDEKTFRQITDVKKDQKYIILIAFGYPERKLEKKENRKRKENKNILSGNIKNELIPIIDSLRKAPSAINSQPWRVHFSENTLDVYIEWKNILTKKLLEKNNHIDIGIGLSHIIIAARQLGYDVEFINKDIQSSKNKKYIITIKIKNVD; encoded by the coding sequence ATGTATAGAGCAATAGATTATAGAATATCCACTAGAAAATATAAAGATCAAAAAATTTCAAATGAACATTTTAAAAATATACAAGATATTATAAAAGATATAAAACCACTCAATAAAGATATTCCAATGGATACCATAGTTTTAAGAGATGGAGAAAAGATAATAGATACATTTAAAGGATTTACATCAAAATATGCTAAAGTAACTGCTCCCCACTATATAGCATTTACTTCAAACATACAGGATAACTATTTAGAAAATATAGGATATATTGGTGAGCAAATAGTACTAAATCTAACTAAATTAGGTATAGGAACTTGCTGGGTAGGTAGCCCAATAGATGAAAAAACCTTCAGACAAATTACAGATGTAAAAAAGGATCAAAAATATATTATACTCATAGCTTTTGGTTATCCAGAGAGAAAATTAGAAAAGAAAGAAAATAGGAAAAGAAAAGAAAATAAAAATATTTTATCTGGAAATATAAAAAACGAACTTATTCCAATAATAGATTCTCTTAGAAAAGCACCTTCTGCAATAAATTCACAACCTTGGAGGGTTCATTTTAGTGAAAATACTTTAGACGTATATATAGAATGGAAAAATATACTTACAAAAAAACTTCTAGAAAAAAATAATCATATTGATATAGGAATAGGACTAAGTCATATTATAATAGCAGCTAGACAATTAGGTTATGATGTGGAATTTATTAATAAGGATATTCAAAGTAGTAAAAACAAAAAATATATAATTACTATAAAAATAAAAAATGTGGATTAA
- a CDS encoding sodium:solute symporter family protein, whose amino-acid sequence MSNTARALIIAFSVGMILISFAIGWWAKRKANTAKAYFGSTGMFGPLVVGLSSTAAVASAFALVGIPGILYATGNAMTFWMLSSAAFAMAYIIIGKKVRAMAEIGEVASLGDVSDLRFNNNKIIKGSMSITLLLGCIAYLSAQIKAGSELFSHLVGWSPLVSGLVIFGVLTIYMSVSGEVGGLLTQAFQGFVMVLAGLVLVVAFFRMTGGGFGEVLKVTSEAGTVTANNVTKEFSPGILDAWGTLPKVAAMAYMLIPILGTVGQPQVLTRMYALKDPKDMPRLGLYSAIAHTIVGLLTLVVASGALYLVGTGKIAPLDNPDRAIYEFADYSGLIVQLFVYAAVLAAAMSSASLFLSISSNIIIRDLPDAFGIKLSEEKQMKYAKGAMAVIGVASIFFSITQGEMVAILGTFGWGTLMSATFPVFILGLLWKKASVKGVMAGSVMALILNIVSFLNLIPWPGALPWYFNVITISIITTVVVSLLAKDEVLDKKVEAVIEL is encoded by the coding sequence ATGAGTAATACAGCTAGAGCTTTAATTATAGCATTTTCAGTTGGTATGATTTTGATTTCATTTGCAATTGGATGGTGGGCTAAAAGAAAAGCAAATACTGCTAAAGCATATTTTGGTAGTACAGGAATGTTTGGACCATTAGTAGTTGGGTTATCTAGTACTGCTGCAGTAGCTAGTGCATTTGCTCTTGTTGGTATTCCTGGAATACTCTATGCTACAGGAAATGCAATGACTTTTTGGATGTTATCTTCAGCAGCATTTGCAATGGCATACATAATTATAGGTAAAAAGGTTAGGGCCATGGCAGAAATTGGTGAAGTAGCTAGTTTAGGTGATGTTTCTGACTTAAGATTTAATAATAATAAGATTATAAAGGGAAGTATGTCAATAACATTATTACTTGGATGTATAGCTTATTTATCTGCTCAAATAAAAGCAGGTTCTGAACTTTTTAGTCATTTAGTTGGCTGGAGTCCCCTTGTATCTGGACTTGTTATATTTGGAGTATTAACTATATATATGTCTGTTAGTGGAGAAGTTGGAGGATTATTAACTCAAGCTTTTCAAGGATTTGTAATGGTACTTGCAGGATTAGTATTAGTAGTAGCTTTCTTTAGAATGACTGGAGGAGGATTTGGAGAAGTGTTAAAAGTTACTTCTGAAGCGGGAACTGTAACTGCTAATAATGTTACAAAGGAATTTTCTCCAGGTATTTTAGATGCATGGGGCACCCTTCCTAAGGTTGCAGCTATGGCATATATGCTTATTCCTATTTTAGGAACTGTAGGTCAACCTCAAGTTTTAACTAGAATGTATGCATTAAAAGATCCTAAAGATATGCCTAGATTAGGATTATATTCTGCAATAGCTCATACAATAGTTGGGTTATTAACATTAGTAGTAGCAAGCGGTGCATTATATTTAGTAGGTACGGGTAAAATTGCTCCTTTAGATAATCCAGATAGAGCAATATATGAATTTGCAGATTACTCAGGATTAATTGTACAACTTTTTGTATATGCAGCAGTTTTAGCTGCAGCAATGTCATCTGCTAGTTTATTCCTATCAATAAGTTCTAATATAATAATTAGAGATTTACCAGATGCATTTGGAATAAAGTTAAGCGAAGAAAAACAAATGAAATATGCAAAAGGTGCAATGGCAGTAATAGGAGTAGCTTCAATATTCTTTTCTATAACACAAGGTGAGATGGTTGCTATATTAGGAACATTTGGTTGGGGAACGCTTATGTCAGCAACATTCCCTGTATTTATACTTGGATTACTTTGGAAAAAAGCTAGTGTAAAGGGAGTTATGGCTGGTTCAGTTATGGCGTTAATATTAAATATAGTTTCATTTTTAAATTTAATACCTTGGCCTGGTGCTCTTCCATGGTACTTTAATGTAATAACAATTTCAATAATTACTACTGTTGTAGTATCATTATTAGCAAAAGATGAAGTTCTTGATAAAAAGGTAGAAGCCGTAATAGAGCTTTAA
- a CDS encoding MaoC family dehydratase: MIKQISYDDIRVGDSAIMNKRISVKDVESFAEILNDRDSFHVDEEVARKSVFGKRVCHGMHIASYISEVIGKGLPGFGTIYLNQTLNFKTPVYLNSNITIEVKVLEKLPRRKLRMLTLIKDEDENLVLDGEAIVKVSK; the protein is encoded by the coding sequence TTGATAAAGCAAATTTCTTATGATGACATAAGAGTTGGTGATAGTGCAATTATGAATAAGAGAATTTCAGTAAAAGATGTTGAATCTTTTGCTGAAATTCTTAATGATAGAGATTCTTTTCACGTTGATGAAGAAGTAGCTAGAAAATCTGTATTTGGCAAAAGAGTCTGTCATGGAATGCATATCGCTTCTTATATTTCTGAAGTAATAGGGAAGGGGTTACCAGGATTTGGTACTATATATCTTAATCAAACACTGAATTTTAAAACTCCTGTATATTTAAACTCTAATATAACTATAGAAGTTAAGGTATTGGAGAAATTACCTAGAAGAAAATTAAGAATGTTGACTCTAATAAAGGATGAAGATGAAAATTTAGTGTTAGATGGAGAAGCAATAGTGAAAGTTAGTAAATAA
- a CDS encoding class I adenylate-forming enzyme family protein — translation MYNNGWIGDYLLSRSKINGHGIAVYDADNDTNYTYNDLNDRANRLANYLKYELGVEKGDRVAFISRNRIELIDGYYATGKLGAIMIPYNARLSSEELEKLINSETPKVVVYEDIYNESITKIKDKLDVESYIILQNIDEDIYIDNLNYEEIMKYNNKPINCKDLDFEDIHLIIHTGGTTGLPKGGMISHRAELFNSMNEICTWGLNYEDSAHIILPLFHTGGWNLLTLPLLHAGGKIIINKQFNPRQTLDIIETEKTTVLFGAATIFRMMAELPEFKTADLSSLKWIMAGAAPTPINIMEKFWDKGLKFVLGYGMTEAGPNNLSGAVQFMTDEEIKEKFASVGKPMYLTMTKVVDENNNEVGVNEVGELLWSGPQIFSGYWNNEEETNKTLIDGWVHTGDMAKVDEDGYYYIVGRKKNMFISGGENVFPPEIEKHLYKIPEINEVCVFGVFDEVWGEVGKAVVSLKANMKISKEEIQEKLKQNLANYKVPKYITFVEDIPKNNVGKIVVGKIMELYGTSDDN, via the coding sequence TTGTATAATAATGGTTGGATAGGAGATTATTTATTATCTAGAAGTAAAATCAATGGACATGGAATAGCTGTATATGATGCAGATAATGATACTAACTATACTTATAACGATTTAAATGATAGAGCTAACAGGTTAGCCAATTATCTTAAATATGAACTTGGAGTAGAAAAAGGTGATAGAGTAGCATTTATTTCAAGAAATAGAATTGAGCTAATTGATGGATATTATGCTACAGGAAAATTAGGCGCTATTATGATTCCATATAATGCTAGATTATCTTCAGAAGAACTTGAAAAACTTATAAATAGTGAGACACCAAAAGTAGTTGTTTACGAGGATATATATAATGAATCTATTACAAAGATAAAAGATAAATTAGATGTTGAGAGCTATATTATACTACAAAATATAGATGAAGATATTTATATAGATAACTTAAATTATGAAGAGATAATGAAATATAATAATAAACCTATAAATTGTAAAGATTTAGATTTTGAAGATATTCATTTGATAATACATACAGGAGGTACTACTGGGTTACCTAAAGGTGGAATGATTTCCCATAGAGCTGAGTTGTTTAACTCAATGAATGAAATTTGCACATGGGGTCTTAATTATGAAGATAGTGCACATATTATATTACCATTATTTCATACTGGAGGTTGGAATTTATTAACTCTACCTCTGTTGCATGCAGGAGGTAAAATAATAATTAATAAGCAATTCAATCCTAGACAAACCCTAGATATAATCGAAACTGAAAAAACAACAGTACTTTTTGGTGCAGCTACTATATTTAGAATGATGGCAGAATTACCAGAATTTAAAACGGCTGATTTATCATCTTTGAAGTGGATTATGGCAGGAGCAGCTCCTACGCCTATTAATATAATGGAGAAGTTCTGGGATAAAGGATTAAAATTTGTATTAGGTTATGGTATGACAGAAGCTGGACCTAACAATTTATCTGGAGCGGTACAGTTTATGACTGATGAAGAAATAAAAGAAAAATTTGCTTCAGTTGGTAAACCTATGTATTTAACAATGACTAAAGTAGTAGATGAAAACAATAATGAAGTAGGAGTTAATGAAGTTGGAGAATTACTTTGGAGTGGACCACAAATCTTTTCAGGATATTGGAATAACGAAGAAGAAACTAATAAAACATTAATAGATGGATGGGTTCATACAGGAGATATGGCTAAAGTTGATGAAGATGGATATTACTATATAGTTGGAAGAAAGAAGAATATGTTTATAAGTGGTGGAGAAAACGTATTTCCTCCTGAAATAGAAAAACATTTATATAAAATTCCAGAAATAAATGAAGTGTGTGTATTTGGAGTATTTGATGAAGTATGGGGAGAAGTAGGAAAAGCAGTTGTTTCACTTAAAGCTAATATGAAAATATCAAAAGAAGAAATTCAAGAAAAACTAAAACAGAATTTAGCTAATTATAAAGTTCCAAAATACATTACATTTGTAGAAGATATACCTAAAAATAATGTAGGCAAGATTGTAGTTGGGAAAATTATGGAGCTATATGGCACAAGTGATGATAATTAG
- a CDS encoding 3-oxoacyl-ACP synthase, with protein sequence MNIGIKNIGIYIPEKIKDSKKIAELSDIPEYVIREKFGIKKVHQASEEETVSEMGARAAKKALNGFDPEKLDLVVYCGSEYKDYYLYNCAADIQNKIGAVNANAFEIHSLCSAGVYSLKVLKSMMLNDEDLNNVLLVSSSKETQIIDYTNHNSRFMFNFGDGASAILLQRGLNENIILETAMITDGSFAEDVAVYGVGCKNFNNSKDVKFKDRFLDVKDINDMKSRLDPISFDNFNKVIKRSIEKSGYEINDINYLAPIFMKRSLLEGILEGFGLSEENSFVLEEYGHCQSSDAFISLFEGQKLNRLKDGDLAVLVGAGTGYTWAATTVKWGKA encoded by the coding sequence ATGAATATAGGAATAAAGAATATTGGTATATATATACCTGAAAAAATTAAGGACAGTAAAAAAATAGCAGAATTATCAGATATACCAGAGTATGTGATAAGAGAAAAATTCGGTATTAAAAAAGTACATCAAGCATCTGAAGAAGAAACTGTTTCAGAAATGGGTGCAAGAGCTGCAAAGAAAGCACTAAATGGATTTGATCCTGAGAAATTAGATTTAGTAGTATATTGTGGTAGTGAATATAAAGATTATTATCTATATAACTGTGCAGCAGATATACAAAATAAAATAGGGGCAGTAAATGCCAATGCTTTTGAAATTCATTCCCTTTGTTCTGCTGGAGTATATTCTCTAAAAGTTCTTAAAAGTATGATGCTAAATGATGAAGATTTAAATAATGTATTATTAGTATCCTCTTCAAAAGAGACTCAAATAATTGACTATACTAATCATAATTCAAGATTTATGTTTAACTTTGGTGATGGAGCTTCTGCTATACTATTACAAAGGGGATTAAATGAAAATATAATATTAGAAACTGCTATGATTACAGATGGTTCATTTGCAGAAGATGTTGCAGTCTATGGTGTTGGGTGTAAAAACTTTAATAACTCAAAAGATGTTAAATTTAAGGATAGATTTTTAGATGTAAAGGATATAAATGATATGAAATCAAGACTAGACCCAATTAGTTTTGATAATTTTAACAAAGTAATTAAGAGATCAATAGAAAAAAGCGGATATGAAATTAATGATATAAACTATTTAGCTCCAATATTTATGAAAAGATCTTTGCTAGAAGGTATATTAGAAGGTTTTGGATTATCTGAAGAAAATTCTTTTGTTTTAGAAGAATATGGTCATTGTCAATCATCAGATGCATTTATATCATTATTTGAAGGACAAAAGTTAAATAGGTTGAAAGATGGAGACTTGGCTGTTTTAGTAGGTGCTGGAACAGGTTATACTTGGGCAGCAACAACTGTTAAGTGGGGCAAAGCTTAA
- a CDS encoding flavodoxin family protein, producing the protein MKVLAICGSPRKDGNTEFFTNVVLSKLKKSDIETEFISLIGKDISECTGCYYCIENQSCSIKDDFQEIFNKMLKADAIILSSPVYHASITPKLKSLLDRAGFTGRWIANEMVDESSSYNWKGTAFSRKLVAPITVARRTGQTFAFSQLVLWATVNDCTVVGSNYWNIGVAGAGGQINAEQDKEGIGIMEHLAGNIEYLLKK; encoded by the coding sequence ATGAAAGTATTAGCAATATGTGGTAGTCCAAGAAAAGATGGAAATACTGAGTTTTTTACTAACGTAGTATTATCTAAATTAAAAAAATCAGATATTGAAACTGAATTTATTTCGCTTATTGGAAAAGATATTTCAGAATGTACAGGGTGTTACTATTGTATTGAGAATCAATCCTGTAGTATTAAAGATGATTTTCAGGAGATTTTTAATAAAATGCTAAAAGCAGATGCTATAATATTATCTTCTCCAGTGTATCATGCTTCAATTACACCAAAGTTAAAAAGTTTACTTGATAGAGCAGGATTTACAGGACGATGGATTGCTAATGAAATGGTAGACGAATCATCTTCTTATAATTGGAAAGGTACAGCATTCTCTAGAAAACTTGTTGCACCTATAACAGTAGCTAGAAGAACTGGTCAAACCTTTGCATTTTCACAATTAGTGTTATGGGCAACAGTTAATGATTGTACAGTTGTAGGTTCAAATTACTGGAATATAGGAGTAGCAGGTGCAGGTGGACAAATAAATGCAGAGCAAGATAAAGAAGGAATAGGCATAATGGAGCACTTAGCTGGCAATATAGAGTATTTACTTAAAAAATAA
- a CDS encoding TetR/AcrR family transcriptional regulator → MGLINEPKTKRGMETLNKICKSAEQLFSEKGYFETSIVDIAQKSEVAQGTIYIYFKDKKSIFRYLVKYLGQDLRQEIKNETKIKTSRYNQEYVGLKTFLNFVGEHIGIFKIIWQAQFVDMELFKEYYEEFSKSYIKGIERAQENDEMRKIDSEVLSYCFIGIANFIALKYIVFDNESDYNDIVESAMDFIKNGAFSNE, encoded by the coding sequence TTGGGATTAATAAATGAACCTAAGACAAAAAGAGGGATGGAAACTTTAAATAAAATATGTAAATCTGCTGAACAACTATTTAGTGAAAAAGGTTATTTTGAAACTAGCATAGTAGATATTGCTCAAAAATCTGAGGTAGCTCAAGGTACTATATATATATATTTTAAAGATAAAAAAAGTATTTTTAGATATTTAGTAAAATATTTGGGGCAAGACTTAAGACAAGAAATTAAAAATGAAACTAAAATTAAGACTTCAAGATATAACCAAGAATATGTTGGGTTAAAAACATTTTTAAATTTTGTAGGAGAACATATAGGAATATTTAAAATAATATGGCAAGCTCAATTTGTTGATATGGAACTTTTCAAGGAATATTATGAGGAATTTTCTAAAAGCTATATAAAAGGTATAGAAAGAGCTCAGGAAAATGATGAAATGAGAAAGATAGATTCAGAAGTTTTATCATACTGCTTCATTGGTATTGCAAACTTTATTGCCTTAAAATATATAGTTTTTGATAATGAAAGTGATTATAATGATATAGTTGAATCTGCAATGGATTTTATTAAAAATGGTGCTTTTTCTAATGAGTAG